In the Nothobranchius furzeri strain GRZ-AD chromosome 15, NfurGRZ-RIMD1, whole genome shotgun sequence genome, one interval contains:
- the slc66a1 gene encoding lysosomal amino acid transporter 1 homolog, with translation MEVDGVLAQSTLGWSTPGNFTSLCPNGSKWVWEGLGECARDGRDMASVYLGLLSIVCFMVSSLPQYYSSCKSGNMDSALSIWFLLLWLAGDSCNLVGSYLADQLPIQRYTAIYYVVADLVMLGMYSYYKFRHKRSQSRTVLHVLSLSCVLSLTASLAHFSGLEHQPETISSGFRSRSLLSATENDSIKAFTTKEIIGFTIGSLSSVLYLCSRLPQMYTNFKRKSTEGVSYFLFALVILGNTTYGLSVLLKNPDSGQGESSYLVHHLPWLIGSLGTLSLDLIISVQFLIYRNAPVWNVNGGITAEETAPLIGS, from the exons ATGGAGGTGGACGGAGTCCTCGCACAAAGCACTTTGGGATGGAGCACGCCAGGAAACTTTACATCCTTGTGTCCTAATGGGTCCAAATGGGTTTGGGAGGGCCTTGGGGAATGTGCCCGGGATGGGCGGGACATGGCCAGTGTCTACCTTGGTCTCCTTTCCATTGTCTGTTTCATGGTGTCCTCTCTTCC ACAGTATTACAGCTCGTGTAAGTCGGGCAACATGGACAGCGCCCTTTCCATTtggtttctgctgctgtggctggcAGGGGATTCCTGTAATCTGGTGGGCTCCTATTTGGCAGACCAACTTCCAATTCAG CGATATACTGCAATTTATTATGTCGTGGCCGATTTGGTAATGTTGGGCATGTACTCGTACTACAAGTTCAGACACAAAAGGTCTCAAA gCAGAACAGTTTTGCATGTGCTCAGCTTATCCTGTGTCCTGAGTCTTACTGCAAGCCTTGCTCATTTCTCGGGGTTGGAGCATCAACCTGAAACAATTTCCTCTGGGTTCAGAAGTCGCTCCTTGCTCTCAGCCACGGAAAATGACTCCATCAAG GCTTTTACCACCAAAGAGATTATTGGTTTCACCATCGGATCTCTGTCATCAGTCCTCTACCTCTGCTCCAGACTTCCTCAAATGTACACCAAC TTTAAGAGGAAGTCTACAGAAGGAGTGTCCTACTTCTTGTTTGCACTCGTCATCCTGGGGAACACCACATACGGTCTGAGTGTCCTGCTAAAGAACCCCGACTCGGGCCAGGGAGAGAGCAGTTACCTGGTGCATCACTTACCCTGGCTCATCGGCAGCCTTGGCACCCTCTCTCTAGACCTCATT ATATCCGTACAGTTCCTGATTTACCGCAACGCTCCGGTTTGGAACGTGAACGGTGGCATTACAGCTGAAGAAACAGCGCCTCTGATTGGGAGTTGA